The Hymenobacter sp. 5317J-9 genome has a window encoding:
- a CDS encoding sterol desaturase family protein: MTAFAALGITLATFGFMEFWAWFMHKYVQHGPLWFLHRSHHVRHPHPVERNDLFFLIYGGISAALFITGDNGARWWFWVGVGIAAYGTVYFFVHDVLIHGRLRFWKKSDNTYLRALNMAHKTHHKTQGRDGSAEFGLLWVSPKYLELARKRRQKLKSEKMKTGSEMGPG, encoded by the coding sequence ATGACTGCATTCGCCGCCCTCGGCATCACGCTCGCCACCTTCGGATTCATGGAATTCTGGGCCTGGTTCATGCACAAGTACGTGCAGCACGGGCCCTTGTGGTTTTTGCACCGCTCGCACCACGTGCGGCACCCGCACCCGGTAGAGCGCAACGACTTGTTCTTTCTGATTTATGGCGGCATTTCGGCCGCGCTGTTCATCACCGGCGACAACGGCGCGCGTTGGTGGTTTTGGGTGGGCGTGGGCATTGCGGCCTACGGCACGGTGTACTTCTTCGTGCACGACGTGCTCATTCACGGCCGCCTGCGCTTCTGGAAAAAGTCCGACAATACCTACCTGCGGGCCCTCAACATGGCCCACAAAACCCACCACAAAACCCAGGGCCGCGACGGCTCGGCCGAGTTTGGCCTGCTGTGGGTGTCGCCCAAGTACCTGGAGCTGGCCCGCAAACGGCGCCAAAAACTAAAAAGCGAGAAAATGAAAACGGGCTCCGAAATGGGCCCGGGCTAG
- a CDS encoding enoyl-CoA hydratase/isomerase family protein, with protein sequence MEDLLTPELEALRYIRYEAQDRIGYITLNRPDKRNALNADVVTELKQAFEFAENDEHVKVIVLRAAGDVFCAGADLAYIQDLQGFGYTDNLEDSTHLMQLFHQIYTLKKVVIGQVQGHALAGGCGLAAICDLTFAVPEAKFGYTEVKIGFLPAIVSVFLVRKIGEARTKQLLLTGDVIPAQAALDMGLITFMVPKEELAETVKIYAQRLCRENSAQSMEVTKEMLARLPELDLEEGLRYAAQRNAEARGSEDCRRGIAAFLNKEKIGW encoded by the coding sequence ATGGAAGACCTGCTCACCCCCGAACTCGAAGCCCTTCGCTACATCCGCTACGAAGCCCAGGACCGCATCGGCTACATCACCCTGAACCGGCCCGACAAGCGCAACGCCCTGAACGCCGACGTGGTGACCGAGCTCAAGCAAGCCTTCGAGTTTGCCGAAAACGACGAGCACGTGAAAGTAATCGTGCTGCGCGCGGCCGGTGACGTGTTCTGCGCCGGCGCCGATTTGGCCTATATTCAGGACCTGCAGGGCTTCGGCTACACCGACAACCTGGAGGATTCCACGCACCTCATGCAGCTCTTCCACCAGATTTACACCCTCAAAAAGGTGGTGATAGGGCAGGTGCAGGGCCACGCGCTGGCCGGCGGCTGCGGGCTCGCCGCCATCTGCGACCTCACGTTTGCCGTGCCCGAGGCCAAGTTTGGCTACACGGAAGTAAAAATCGGGTTCCTGCCGGCCATCGTGAGTGTGTTTCTGGTGCGCAAAATCGGCGAAGCCCGCACCAAGCAGCTCCTGCTTACGGGCGATGTCATCCCGGCTCAGGCGGCCCTCGATATGGGGCTTATCACCTTCATGGTGCCCAAAGAGGAGCTCGCCGAAACGGTGAAAATCTACGCCCAGCGCCTCTGCCGCGAAAATTCGGCCCAGAGCATGGAGGTAACCAAGGAAATGCTGGCCCGCCTGCCCGAGTTGGACCTCGAAGAAGGCCTGCGCTACGCCGCCCAGCGCAACGCCGAAGCCCGCGGCTCGGAAGACTGCCGCCGCGGAATTGCAGCTTTTCTCAACAAAGAGAAAATCGGCTGGTAA